A genomic region of Papaver somniferum cultivar HN1 chromosome 7, ASM357369v1, whole genome shotgun sequence contains the following coding sequences:
- the LOC113299212 gene encoding nucleoside diphosphate kinase 3-like, which produces MSSQIYRSASRTLRSIVSASKSSSLLSEGRAAAAAAATTSFRGNVSSLASFYGSANSGSASTGWISGALALPAAAYMLQEQDAHAAEMERTFIAIKPDGVQRGLISEIVARFERKGFKLVAIKLVVPSKDFAQKHYHDLKERPFFNGLCDFLSSGPVLAMVWEGEGVIKYGRKLIGATDPQKSEPGTIRGDLAVVVGRNIIHGSDGPETAKDEIKLWFKPEELNTCTINSEKWVYGAN; this is translated from the exons ATGAGTTCTCAGATCTACAGATCGGCTTCAAGAACTCTTAGATCAATTGTCTCTGCTTCTAAAAGCTCTTCTCTGTTATCTG AAGGGagagctgcagcagcagcagcagcaacgaccTCATTCAGAGGAAATGTGTCTTCTCTAGCCTCATTTTATGGTAGTGCTAACTCAGGGAGTGCATCAACTGGATGGATTTCAGGAGCCCTTGCCCTTCCTGCTGCAG CATACATGCTCCAAGAGCAGGATGCACATGCCGCCGAG ATGGAACGTACCTTTATTGCCATTAAACCTGATGGAGTGCAGAGAGGGCTG ATATCAGAGATTGTTGCTCGTTTTGAGCGCAAGGGGTTTAAGCTTGTGGCAATCAAGTTGGTAGTCCCTTCCAAAGACTTTGCTCAGAAACATTACCATGACCTGAAGGAAAGACCCTTTTTCAATGGCCTTTGTGATTTCCTCAGTTCCGGCCCTGTTCTTGCCATG GTTTGGGAAGGCGAGGGTGTCATCAAGTACGGACGTAAACTTATTGGAGCCACAGACCCACAAAAATCAGAGCCAGGAACCATCAGGGGTGATCTTGCTGTTGTTGTTGGgag GAACATCATCCATGGCAGTGATGGCCCTGAAACCGCTAAGGATGAGATCAAACTTTGGTTTAAACCCGAGGAGCTGAACACTTGCACAATTAACTCAGAGAAGTGGGTTTATGGTGCCAACTGA